From the Manihot esculenta cultivar AM560-2 chromosome 3, M.esculenta_v8, whole genome shotgun sequence genome, one window contains:
- the LOC110612095 gene encoding putative hydrolase YtaP, with amino-acid sequence MLPHLSSTQSLMHTCLLKSLLFPLAHPPNFVSYKYGIRTTINKAASQPTTNTIVQMESHSHDSQKLRFDFLQLLHSRRSANVPLSVEIGKPVADPLYQDNTLPKTRSEAMESCPKVVIKNFKELLKEENLYLITESGEQGRLPVLIMSMKENEERRPAIVFLHSTNKCKEWLRPLLEAYASRGYVAVAIDSRYHGERAGNKTTYRDALISSWKRGDTMPFIYDTVWDLIKLADYLTQREDVDPTRIGITGESLGGMHAWFAAFAEPRYSVVVPIIGVQGFRWAIDNDKWQARVDSIRPLFEEAQKDLGKSAIDKEVVEKVWDRIAPFLASSFDSPYTIPAIAPRPLLIVNGAEDPRCPLEGLEIPRLRASNGYADAHCLHKFKLIAQPGIGHQMTALMVKEASDWFDKFLKH; translated from the exons ATGCTTCCTCACCTCTCCTCCACCCAATCATTAATGCACACGTGTCTTCTCAAATCGCTCCTTTTCCCCCTGGCTCACCCGCCAAACTTTGTTTCCTATAAGTACGGGATCCGAACTACTATAAACAAAGCAGCCTCTCAACCTACTACCAATACCATCGTCCAAATGGAGTCACACTCACACGATTCTCAGAAGCTCCGATTTGACTTCCTTCAACTCCTCCATAGCCGGCGATCCGCCAACG TTCCGCTGTCTGTAGAAATTGGAAAACCGGTGGCGGATCCGTTGTATCAGGATAATACGTTGCCCAAAACCAGGAGTGAG GCGATGGAGTCTTGTCCAAAAGTAGTGATCAAGAATTTCAAAGAGTTGTTGAAAGAGGAGAATCTTTATTTGATTACTGAG tCAGGAGAGCAAGGGCGTTTGCCTGTGCTAATTATGAGCATGAAGGAAAATGAAGAAAGAAGACCTGCTATTGTTTTCCTGCATAGCACAAACAAGTGCAAAGAGTGGTTGCGGCCCTTGCTTGAG GCCTATGCATCACGGGGTTATGTTGCCGTTGCAATTGACTCTCGCTACCATGGTGAACGTGCCGGCAATAAGACCACTTATCGAGAT GCTCTTATATCATCATGGAAAAGAGGTGATACAATGCCATTCATATATGACACG GTATGGGACTTGATAAAACTGGCAGATTATCTCACACAGAGGGAGGATGTAGACCCCACCAGGATTGGAATTACTGGTGAATCGCTGGGAG GAATGCATGCATGGTTTGCTGCTTTTGCTGAACCCAGATATTCAGTGGTTGTCCCTATAATTGGCGTGCAG GGTTTTCGTTGGGCCATAGACAATGATAAGTGGCAAGCTCGAGTTGACAGTATAAGGCCTTTATTTGAAG AAGCTCAAAAAGATTTAGGCAAGAGTGCAATTGATAAAGAAGTGGTGGAGAAG GTTTGGGATAGAATCGCACCATTTCTGGCATCCAGCTTTGATTCACCATACACAATTCCAGCCATTGCACCACGCCCGCTGCTAATTGTTAAtg GTGCAGAAGATCCTCGTTGCCCACTTGAAGGTTTAGAGATTCCCCGATTAAGAGCAAGCAACGGTTATGCAGACGCCCATTGTCTGCATAAATTTAAG CTGATTGCGCAACCTGGAATTGGGCATCAAATGACAGCATTAATGGTGAAAGAAGCTAGTGATTGGTTCGACAAGTTCCTCAAGCACTGA